The following coding sequences are from one Paenibacillus stellifer window:
- a CDS encoding ArsR/SmtB family transcription factor — protein MIYIKDLMSGIDIFKALSSEIRIQILEMLASNQELNLNEIAKRLNLSNGAITMHIKKLEESGLIEINTSVGKHGIQKVCYLNKDRLMVDLRSKDVDNLYEVEIQVGHYSNYAAVPTCGLATKDSIIGDFDEPRYFADPQRINSEIVWMAEGFLEYRIPNYLKANQSFREIQFSLELGSEAPGFSNNYPSDIYFYLNGVELGFWTSPGDFGDVRGTFNPDWWPPHLNQYGMLKLIRINNEGSFIDGCRISDITLEKIQLDYRSELTFRIAVTDQSVNKRGLTIYGKHFGNYSQDLLARVLYDVHEVENIEPTKVTTAE, from the coding sequence ATGATTTATATTAAAGACTTAATGAGCGGAATCGACATCTTTAAAGCGCTCAGTTCTGAGATTCGCATACAGATTCTTGAAATGCTCGCATCCAACCAGGAATTGAATCTGAACGAAATCGCCAAACGGCTTAATTTGAGCAATGGCGCCATCACCATGCATATTAAGAAGCTGGAGGAGAGCGGGCTGATCGAAATCAACACCTCGGTCGGTAAACACGGGATTCAGAAAGTGTGTTATCTGAACAAAGACAGGCTCATGGTCGACCTGCGCAGCAAGGATGTCGACAATTTGTATGAGGTGGAAATTCAGGTGGGGCATTACAGCAACTACGCAGCGGTTCCTACTTGCGGCCTCGCTACAAAGGACAGCATTATCGGGGATTTTGACGAGCCGCGTTATTTCGCAGACCCGCAGCGGATCAATTCGGAAATTGTCTGGATGGCGGAGGGCTTTCTGGAATACCGGATTCCGAACTATTTGAAGGCGAATCAAAGCTTCCGGGAAATTCAATTCTCATTGGAGCTTGGCTCCGAAGCACCCGGCTTCTCCAACAATTACCCCTCCGACATTTACTTCTATCTGAACGGGGTCGAGCTGGGCTTTTGGACCAGCCCCGGCGATTTCGGCGATGTTCGGGGAACCTTTAACCCGGATTGGTGGCCGCCGCATCTGAATCAATACGGCATGCTGAAGCTGATCCGGATCAACAACGAAGGCAGCTTCATCGATGGCTGCCGGATTTCGGATATCACACTGGAGAAAATTCAGCTGGATTACCGCAGCGAGCTGACCTTCCGGATCGCCGTGACGGACCAATCCGTCAACAAGCGCGGCTTGACGATCTATGGCAAGCATTTCGGCAACTACAGTCAGGATCTACTGGCCCGTGTGCTGTACGACGTACATGAAGTCGAGAATATCGAGCCGACCAAAGTTACGACCGCCGAATAA
- a CDS encoding ABC transporter substrate-binding protein yields the protein MIKKKGWITLASLSLVLSSMLAACGSNNSANGGDTGTPGAASTAAATTAATDSAKSNEKVEISISTWGASDELAVFKEVLKGFEAANPNIKVKLLHIPNDYPTKMNTMISGGTAPDVLFVSDGDFPRWVKQGAFLDIQDRVEKSDKIDVNDMWETGLNRYKFDGNKTGTGDFYALPKDIGPTVMYYNKEIFDKYGVSYPSADKPMTWDEALAMWQKLTVDTNNDGKTDIYGSGPIWWEGYVWSNGGKILSDDRKEFTLNQPEGAEALQHIYDLTNKYKVVPDARVLQSMNDGQMFEAGKLATITAGRWMVPTYRKLKFDWDVAPIPAAKEQNEWNTGWSGSVGFGINAKTKHPDEAFKLVEYFAGTEGQTKMTELGFQIPNFKSMSNTDVFLQKGQKPEHAEVFINAAKGEGPGMWTYLPNGKWSDTLNQALGTYWKGTQSAQDFLNDLKPKVDAAIKQGNPELFK from the coding sequence GTGATTAAGAAAAAAGGTTGGATTACCCTGGCCTCATTATCGCTGGTGTTGTCCAGCATGCTTGCGGCGTGCGGCAGCAACAATTCGGCAAACGGCGGGGATACGGGAACACCGGGAGCTGCATCGACGGCTGCAGCAACCACGGCGGCGACAGACTCCGCGAAGAGCAATGAAAAAGTGGAAATCTCCATATCGACATGGGGGGCTTCCGATGAGCTTGCTGTATTTAAAGAAGTACTGAAAGGCTTTGAGGCTGCCAACCCCAATATCAAAGTGAAGCTGCTTCACATCCCGAATGACTACCCGACGAAGATGAATACGATGATTTCCGGCGGTACGGCGCCCGACGTGTTGTTCGTCTCTGATGGCGACTTCCCTCGTTGGGTGAAGCAAGGGGCTTTCCTGGATATCCAGGACCGGGTTGAGAAGAGTGACAAGATCGATGTGAATGACATGTGGGAAACCGGCTTGAACCGGTATAAATTTGACGGCAACAAAACGGGTACGGGCGACTTCTACGCACTGCCGAAGGATATTGGCCCTACCGTTATGTACTATAATAAAGAAATTTTCGATAAGTATGGAGTTTCATATCCAAGCGCCGACAAGCCTATGACCTGGGATGAAGCGCTTGCCATGTGGCAGAAGCTGACGGTTGATACCAACAATGACGGCAAAACGGATATCTACGGCTCCGGTCCGATCTGGTGGGAAGGCTACGTCTGGTCCAACGGCGGCAAAATCCTGAGCGATGACCGCAAGGAATTCACGCTGAATCAGCCGGAAGGCGCAGAAGCTCTGCAGCATATTTATGATCTGACCAACAAGTATAAAGTAGTACCGGACGCGCGTGTTCTGCAATCCATGAACGACGGTCAAATGTTTGAAGCCGGTAAACTGGCAACGATTACAGCCGGACGCTGGATGGTTCCGACCTACCGCAAGCTGAAATTTGACTGGGACGTAGCTCCAATCCCGGCTGCCAAGGAGCAGAATGAATGGAATACCGGCTGGTCCGGCTCGGTCGGATTCGGTATCAATGCCAAGACGAAGCACCCGGACGAAGCCTTCAAGCTGGTTGAGTACTTTGCGGGCACGGAAGGACAGACCAAGATGACGGAGCTGGGCTTCCAGATTCCGAACTTCAAGTCGATGTCCAATACGGATGTATTCCTGCAGAAGGGACAGAAGCCTGAGCACGCTGAAGTATTTATCAATGCAGCCAAGGGTGAAGGTCCCGGAATGTGGACGTATCTGCCGAACGGCAAGTGGAGCGATACGCTGAACCAGGCATTGGGAACATACTGGAAAGGCACACAAAGTGCCCAGGACTTCCTGAACGACCTGAAACCGAAAGTCGACGCCGCGATCAAGCAGGGGAACCCTGAACTCTTTAAATAA